From Bombina bombina isolate aBomBom1 chromosome 1, aBomBom1.pri, whole genome shotgun sequence:
ATGGCACCCCCAATCACACTTCTGCTCACAGCTCCACCTCTCAAAACACTTGTGGGCTTTGGGAGAGGtaggtgtgtgtgtctatatgtatgtatgtatgtgtgtatgtatatatgtatgtgtgtatgtatatatgtatgtgtgtatgtatgtatgtatgtatatgtatgtatatatatatatatatgtatgtatgtatgtatgtgtgtgtgtgtgtgtgtatgtgtgtgtgtgtgtgtgtatgtgtgtgtgtgtgtgtgtatgaatgtatatatgtatgtatgtatgcgcgtgtgtgtgtgtgtgtgtgtgtgtatgtatatatgtatgtatgtatgtatgtgtgtatatatgtatgtatgtatgtgtgtgtgtgtatatatgtatgtgtgtgtgtgtgtgtatgtatatatgtgtgtgtgtgtgtgtgtatgtgtgtgtgtgtatgtgtatgtatgtatgtgtgtatgtatatgtatgtatgtatgtgtgtgtgtatgtatgtgtgtgtgtgtgtgtgtgtatgtatgtatgtatgtatgtatgtatgtatgtgtgtgtgtgtgtgtgtgtgtgtgtgtgtgtgtgtgtgtgtgtgtatgtatgtatgtatgtgtgtgtgtatatatgtatgtatgtatgtgtgtgtgtatatatgtatgtatgtatgtatatatatgtatgtgtgtgtgtgtgtgtatgtatatatgtatgtatgtgtgtgtgtgtgtgtgtatgtatgtgtgtatgtatgtgtatgtatgtatgtgtgtgtgtatgtatgtgtgtgtgtatgtatgtatgtatgtatgtatgtgtgtgtgtgtgtatgtatgtatgtatgtgtgtatgtatgtatgtatgtgtgtatgtatgtgtgtatgtatgtgtgtatgtatgtatgtatgtatgtgtgtgtgtatgtatgtgtatgtatgtatgtgtgtgtgtgtgtgtatgtatgtgtgtgtgtgtatgtatgtgtgtgtgtatgtatgtatgtgtgtgtgtgtatgtatgtatgtatgtatgtatgtatgtatgtatgtgtgtatgtatgtatgtatgtatgtatgtgtgtatgtatgtatgtgtatgtgtatgtatgtatgtgtgtgtgtgtgtgtgtatgtgtgtatgtatgtgtatgtatgtatgtgtgtgtgtgtgtatgtatgtgtgtgtgtatgtatgtatgtgtgtgtgtatgtgtgtgtgtgtgtatgtgtgtgtgtgtgtatgtatgtgtatgtatgtatgtgtgtgtgtgtgtatgtatgtgtgtgtgtatgtatgtatgtgtgtatgtatgtatgtgtgtgtgtgtgtgtgtatgtatgtgtgtatgtatgtgtatgtatgtatgtgtgtgtgtgtgtgtatgtatgtgtgtgtgtatgtatgtatgtgtgtgtgtatgtatgtatgtatgtatgtaaatatgtatatatgtatgtatgtatgtatgtatgtatgtatatatgtgtgtatgtatgtatgtatgtggttttgtttattttgaaaCGGAGGAAAAAAATTAGTTCAAAAATAAATGTCAGtggtaataaatattatttatttgcaaAGCACCATTAAACTGTGTAGCACTGGATACATAATGGCACCTATTCATAGTAAAAATACAGatctataaaacaaattaatacaagagAAGGAGGGTCCAGTTTATAATCTACAGATATGACTCTTTACTAAAGACAGAAAGCACAAGCGGATGCCGGACAATTCAGCCCTCAACATCAGTAGCTGTAATTCTCACTATTACTGCCGGATACAAGTGCTTTATCAATAATATAGCAAATCCAATGTCTTATCCTGCTCAGCAGGATCAAGGGGCTAAAGATTTTAGTGTTACTTTAAACGGTTATTAGGATTTGTACAGATTAGGGGAGATCTCTTCATCTGTGTACAGTATACCAGGTGGGATGTCAGAATATTGGATTTTAAATTGAGCAACAAAACTTTATTTGCTTGAATCTTTTGGTATCTCCCATGGAAAAGCATATCCAGGTAGGATCAAGAGCAGAAATGCTCTACAGGGAGGTAATTGGCTACCTGAATATACCTCatctcattggctcacaagatgtgtgctgtccctttaatgtaacctgAATGTAACATTGTGACAGGTTACCCACAATCCTGTCATTTCGAATACTCCCAGTGTGAAATAGTTTTCCTGTGCCAGCAATAATGTCAGGGCTGAACTGACAAACTCATCAGTTTCCCAGGCCTGTCTGAAAATGAAAGAATGGTTTCTGCACCCACCCATCCTGTTTGCTGTATGGCGCAACAATGACCCAGACAGTAAGTGATCTCTAGCAGTGCCGGGATTGGCTGTCAGTAGGATGCAAACGGGTAACATAAGAACACATGAAACCAGTTCCTTTTTGCTAGGATTTCCTTATTCTGGGATTACCTGAGTGAGACATTTATAACAGGAAAAATGACAAGAACGCTCACCACACCCAGAAAGTTTTGACACTGTTTTGTATGCTGTGTCATGGAAACCAATACTGAGACTGTTAATTTATTTAGGAAAGTGCTGTGCCATAGCTAAAAGCATTAGAGCACCATTGTCTGTCTAAATTAAATCATTTCACAGGGAGCAACATGCAGCACTCAGAAGCCCCCCATCAGCAGCGGTTCTATGGGGGTGCAAGGACTTGACAAACCGagaagccactggctcctagacttTATCTCAGCCTCCTAAAATCTCAATCTTTCtctcaatatgtatatatatatatacacacacacacacacatatattcctatctacatacatatatatatatatatatatatatataaataaatatatatatatatatatatatatatatacacacacacacacacaaataccactTTCTAGCTCCTAAATACTCATACTGGCTcataaattttaaacatatttcctgaCCCCTGTTATGCACCTCCAAACATACATGAAGCCCTTATGTTTAGCTACAGAAGGCAACATATGTTTTCTGTGTTTTTCAATTTCTTCACCACCTTtgtgagtccccccccccccaaatttttaAATGATAGAATCAGCACTGGCCCCCGTAGTAGCCTCCGTAAACAGGAAAGAACGTCAGAATTTTACATCCAAAAATACGCATCTTCTTTCACCTAACAATGACTCCCTACACAGTTCCTTCCATGCCAacaatattttcattaaaaaaaaaattatatatatatatatatatatatatatatatatatatatatatatatatatatatatatatatatatatataaatataatatacacacacacatattttatatatatatatatatatatatatatatatttatatatcttaaaggatcactaaacacaATAGAATGGCATAATcaatacattaataataacaaaacaatgcaaaatcacttagtttgaacttcaaataaaTAGCAGTTTTCTTTCCTGACAAATGGCCATTACATTTTCCttctcactgcatcatgtgacagccatcagccaatcataaaatgcataaacGATATACAGTAATTTaattttttgcacatgctcagtaggaagtggtgcctcaggaagtgtgtatattattattatcggttatttgtagagcgccaacagattccgcagcgctattataaaaagattgtgcacatttagataatggaagtgctttggaaagctgtttaaacgtgtgctctatctgaatcatgaaagtttaattgttactttactatccctttaaagctgtttagTTTGACAACAATGAAATACAAAAATTACCCTCAATTTTATCTACTCCCTCTTTCATTTACAATATGCCCGATTAAGGAACCACAGTGCTTTGAAAGCTCGcagcacaaaaaaaaatacaaaataaatcccATTTATAAACAAAAGTTCTGTGAGAGCCTTTTGAGGATGTAAGGGCAAATATTCCTTTTCAATTGACAGGACATTGTAAGCGGTTTCTCCTCCCaatccccccccctctattttaagACACATCCAAACTGTTCAGACTCTGCCCCTTGATCAACCTGACTAAGGAACCTGGCTCTTGATTATAAAATGTAGAAGCTATGGCTTCTAAAAGTTCTCTTGGGCTCataactttttgtatttttttttgttttcttatacaTGAAAACTTGCCATCTAAAATATATGGCTGCCTCGTTATTCTATCTGGTTAAACATTTTCACAAATAATGTGATCCCTTTGTTACAATTCTCTTATATCTGAAAAAAGAAATGACCATGTTCAATAACTAACAAACCAACATTATTACCAGATTAAAGAGTTTCAATTCATTGTGCTTTTTAGCAAGACTTGACAAACACCGGGGGAAAACGGCATCtagaatttgattttatttttctcttattttGTTTTTCTACAAATATTTATGGCTTTCAAAAATGTTGCAGCATCTTAAATTTAAATTGTTATCCCTAATATAACATACGTTTTTCAAAGGTTTGTGATCACCCCAATAGTCAAAGGAATAATAAttaagaatttaatttaaaaaaaaacaaacagaaaaaacaacCCACACTTTTAGGATTCAGCGGAAAAAAATCATCTTAATTAATCATTAACAGgaagaatataaattataaatacaaatttaacaaagcattaaaaaaattatgaatggtGAGACCATATGCTTCCTTGAACAGTAAAATACAATGACTTATTATAATGCTGAATAACATACATTACACAAACAGTAACAAACCATTATATTTTTTCTGAATGTCAGCCATTAACTGTTAGGATTTCCAATGCTCTCCAGTTTAATGTTAATCCCTTGAGACAATCTGTGCAATTGCAAAAGGCTGGTGTGAGTAATGAGTTTTCCCAGTTAAGCCTCTAATTAATTTGGCGTGGAGACTTGCTGAAATCTTTAATCATATGGTACCAAACATATACAAACGCCCCACCATTAGAAGAGACTTGTACTATAATTGCCATGGCAACAGACTTCTTGGTCATGCCAACCCCCACTTCGAGGAATTTGAACGTTTGATTTGGCTGCAAAAAAATACATCTTGAAAATGTTCACTACAAGAGATATGTCAACTCCCACGGGCCAAAATCAGATTTTGAGGCGCTTGAccaaaaagtgacatttttaatGGAAATGGTCCAAAATTCAACCAATCACTCTACATCCTGGATTTGCTGGTATTAAAATTAGTGGGACTGACTCCAAAATCCAGTGACACTCAAACAAAATAAATGAGTGTATTAAAATACCACCAGTCTGATAAAATACCAAAAATGTAATctagatttatattttatacagatatatacacaaacacacaaataaaatacacacacacatacaaaatatatacacatacataaaaatatatacacacttatatctacacacaagcacaaatatatattacacacacacatatatatatatacatacatacacatgtttatatctatacacaagcacaaatatatattacacacacatttatatctatacacaagcacaaatatatattacacacacacatacatatacatacacacacatatatatttatatctacacacaggcacaaatatacacacacatacatacatatacatacacacatacatacatatacatatatatatatatatatatatatatatatatatatatatatatatatatatatacacacacacacacatatatatttatatctacacacaggcacaaatatatattacacacatacatacatatatatacatacacacacatatatatatacatacatacacacacatatatacatacatatacatatatatatatatatatatatatatatatatatatatatatatatatatatatatatacacacacacacacacacacatatatatatatatatacacacacacacacacacacacatatatatatatatacacacacacacacacatatatatttatatctacacacaggcacaaatatatattacacacatacatacatacatatacatacacacacatatatatatacatacatacacacacacacatatatatttatatctacacacaggcacaaatatatattacacacatacatacatacacatacatacacacacatatatatatacatacatacacacacacacatatatatatatatctacacacaggcacaaatatacacacacatccatctatTATACCACGTACAAAACTGAATGCacacagatacaaggtaatctaaaTTGGCAAAAGCAGAGTCTCTTATTACCTGTTCAGCTGGATATTCCCAATCAGAGGTTACATTTCCATACTAAAAATTCCCTTCTCATCAGAGATATCCAAGCACCCCAATTCCAAATTAGACACAGATCCAATGCCATTCACAATTTAAGAGCCATTTTCCAGGAATATGTCTGGCTTCTTTAAGCAGAAGTAGGTTAAACCAGTGTCTCCTTCATAAGCCACACGCACACAGTGACACAGATATGCTCTTCATTCAAGTGCTGGGAATGCCGAGCCTCTGACAGACCACTGATTGGATAAGCAGGGTTTGTCCAGCCCTTCAGAGGGAAGCAGTGAGTGTTAGAACGCCTGCATGTAACAGGGGAGGGGCTAGATCTGTGCCAGGGAGGTGTGCACAAGGCAGGTGTCATTTCTACACACAACCTCAGATCaacatattatataatgtatgggaAAGCAAGTTAAATTAACCAAATGGTCAGGATATGTTAGCTCAAAATCACCACAACCACAATATACATTGTCATAAAGATGCATTCAAATCCAAAATGAGTCTTTTATGCATAGGAAAGGGCTCTGTTTAATAATGCTCATGTTATTTTTCATGTCAATTTAAAAACTGCTTtaatatagatttaatatagctgtctttatgaaaaatatttaaagtgcacaatttatttttttattctaagcTTTGTGCCCCAGTTAAATGCTTTGTTCATGATGCGCATCAGTGTCTGTTAGGTTTAGCAGTAACATTTACATCTGCTTTTTGTGAAATGAGTCTGTCTGGATTGTTTTGTACCATTCACATTATGTGCACCTGACTGGCTCAGCAATACAGAAAGACAGAGGTCCCTGTATATCTACTCTTCAGTGTTTGTAACAGATTAAAACCTTCTTTTATCTTTGAGACATGCTGTTTTGACTGACACAAGACACACAGAGCAAGATTACCCTGAATTACTCTCCTCTCACAGCTCCTGGTCACCCATCTCTCACATCTCCTGGTCACCCACCTCTCACAGCTCCTAATCACCCACCTCTCACAGCTCCTGGTCACCCACCTCTCACAGCTCCTGGTCACCCACCTCTCACAGCTCCTGGTCACCCACCTCTCACAGCTCCTAATCACCCACCTCTCACAGCTCCTAATCACCCACCTCTCACAGCTCCTAATCACCCACCTCTCACAGCTCCTGGTCACCCACCTCTCACAGCTCCTGGTCACCCACCTCTCACAGCTCCTGGTCACCCACCTCTCACAGCTCCTAATCACCCACCTCTCACAGCTCCTAATCACCCACCTCTCACAGCTCCTAATCACCCACCTCTCACAGCTCCTAATCACCCACCTCTCACAGCTCCTAATCACCCACCTCTCACAGCTCCTAATCACCCACCTCTCACAGCTCCTGGTCACCCACCTCTCAGAGCTCCTAATCACCCACCTCTCACAGCTCCTAATCACCCACCTCTCACAGCTCCTAATCACCCACCTCTCACAGCTCCTAATCACCCACCTCTCACAGCTCCTGGTCACCCACCTCTCACAGCTCCTGGTCACCCACCTCTCACAGCTCCTGGTCACCCACCTCTCACAGCTCCTGGTCACCCACCTCTCACAGCTCCTAATCACCCACCTCTCACAGCTCCTAATCACCCACCTCTCACAGCTCCTGGTCACCCACCTCTCACGGCTCCTAATCACCCACCTCTCACGGCTCCTAATCACCCACCTCTCACAGCTCCTGGTCACCCACCTCTCACAGCTCCTGGTCACCCACCTCTCACAGCTCCTGGTCACCCACCTCTCACAGCTCCTGGTCACCCACCTCTCACAGCTCCTGGTCACCCACCTCTCACAGCTCCTGGTCACCCACCTCTCACAGCTCCTGGTCACCCACCTCTCACAGCTCCTGGTCACCCACCTCTCACAGCTCCTAGTCACCCACCTTTCACAGCTCCTAGTCACCCACCTTTCACAGCTCCTAGTCACCCACCTCTCACAGCTCCTAGTCACCCACCTCTCACAGCTCCTAATCACCCACCTCTCACAGCTCCTAATCACCCACCTCTCACGGCTCCTAATCACCCACCTCTCACGGCTCCTAATCACCCACCTCTCACGGCTCCTAATCACCCACCTCTCACGGCTCCTAATCACCCACCTCTCACGGCTCCTAATCACCCACCTCTCACGGCTCCTAATCACCCACCTCTCACGGCTCCTAATCACCCACCTCTCACGGCTCCTAATCACCCACCTCTCACGGCTCCTGGTCACCCACCTTTCACAGCTCCTAATCACCCACCTCTCACAGCTCCTGGTCACCCACCTCTCACAGCTCCTAATCACCCA
This genomic window contains:
- the LOC128652339 gene encoding uncharacterized protein LOC128652339, encoding MAPPITLLLTAPPLKTLVGFGRAPGHPSLTSPGHPPLTAPNHPPLTAPGHPPLTAPGHPPLTAPGHPPLTAPNHPPLTAPNHPPLTAPNHPPLTAPGHPPLTAPGHPPLTAPGHPPLTAPNHPPLTAPNHPPLTAPNHPPLTAPNHPPLTAPNHPPLTAPNHPPLTAPGHPPLRAPNHPPLTAPNHPPLTAPNHPPLTAPNHPPLTAPGHPPLTAPGHPPLTAPGHPPLTAPGHPPLTAPNHPPLTAPNHPPLTAPGHPPLTAPNHPPLTAPNHPPLTAPGHPPLTAPGHPPLTAPGHPPLTAPGHPPLTAPGHPPLTAPGHPPLTAPGHPPLTAPGHPPLTAPSHPPFTAPSHPPFTAPSHPPLTAPSHPPLTAPNHPPLTAPNHPPLTAPNHPPLTAPNHPPLTAPNHPPLTAPNHPPLTAPNHPPLTAPNHPPLTAPNHPPLTAPNHPPLTAPGHPPFTAPNHPPLTAPGHPPLTAPNHPPLTAPGHPPLTAPNHQPLTAPGHPPLTAPGHPPLTAPGHPPLTAPSHPPLTAPNHPPLTAPNHPPLTAPNHPPLTAPNHPPLTSTATDHPPHTAPGHPPHRSCPPVTHLTQVLVTHLMQIKHTSHRML